A single region of the Vicia villosa cultivar HV-30 ecotype Madison, WI linkage group LG4, Vvil1.0, whole genome shotgun sequence genome encodes:
- the LOC131595132 gene encoding uncharacterized protein LOC131595132 — translation MNYLDGMVVIFRDEAQKAQFAALSARPMVPTSDQSCMGALRIEPSIRYLCNQLGWNDYADDVHKTYRNLTLEFLSSLDYNPWVGEGDDRGRINFRLFGTEYTLNIKEFGDLLGFQTGPTAITETPLNYFLSRDIDKFWQDITDGASLDPSTQLSRKIHNPAFRYFEMILCHTFFGRSYVDHLVTAEEVLFLYYASQSRPIASGGFLIESLDQTAQSTAGFIHSEGNVTQIASALGLDRMLFQLTPYCGYTFLDLDFCMDRGLMRRASFHPYQYRLLIDDRTVYTFTLPDPQMTCVSNPANWNYYVEGWGETSYYTPEYTPGPEDPIPEYTPGPEDPVLEYTPGSEVVHTTVLTNNLNLQEHDIHTLLIAMRTEIATLRNEVVDLHLQLELNDASFAGELDDLAHEVAEIRRQLTELRGPDPPVEHPPGW, via the coding sequence ATGAATTACCTCGATGGTATGGTTGTAATTTTCAGGGATGAAGCGCAGAAAGCCCAATTTGCTGCTTTATCTGCTAGACCTATGGTACCCACTAGTGATCAGAGCTGCATGGGAGCACTCAGGATTGAGCCGAGTATCAGATATCTGTGCAACCAACTTGGCTGGAATGATTATGCTGATGATGTCCACAAGACCTACAGAAACCTTACTCTAGAGTTCCTTAGCTCCTTAGATTATAACCCATGGGTGGGTGAAGGAGATGACCGAGGGCGGATTAACTTCAGATTGTTTGGCACTGAGTACACCCTGAACATCAAGGAGTTTGGAGATTTACTTGGTTTCCAAACTGGACCGACCGCCATCACTGAGACGCCACTGAATTACTTTTTGAGCAGAGATATTGACAAATTTTGGCAGGACATTACTGATGGAGCTAGCCTTGACCCTTCTACCCAGCTGTCAAGGAAGATCCACAATCCAGCTTTCCGATACTTTGAGATGATCCTTTGCCACACATTCTTTGGGAGGAGCTATGTTGACCACCTAGTCACTGCTGAGGAGGTCCTATTCCTATACTATGCCAGCCAGTCTAGACCCATCGCTAGTGGAGGTTTTCTGATAGAGAGCTTAGACCAGACTGCCCAATCTACTGCAGGATTCATACATTCCGAAGGGAATGTAACGCAGATAGCCTCTGCTCTGGGCTTGGACAGGATGTTATTTCAGCTGACTCCATACTGTGGGTATACCTTTCTGGATCTAGATTTCTGTATGGATCGTGGACTCATGAGGAGGGCCTCCTTCCATCCATATCAGTATAGGTTACTCATTGACGATCGGACAGTTTACACATTTACCCTGCCAGACCCTCAGATGACATGTGTTTCCAACCCTGCTAACTGGAACTATTATGTGGAGGGTTGGGGTGAGACATCATATTATACGCCTGAGTACACTCCTGGCCCTGAGGACCCCATTCCTGAGTACACTCCTGGCCCTGAGGATCCCGTCCTGGAGTACACACCCGGATCCGAGGTTGTGCACACTACTGTTCTTACTAACAACCTCAATTTGCAAGAACATGACATTCACACTCTATTGATCGCTATGCGCACCGAGATAGCCACGCTCCGCAATGAGGTGGTTGACCTTCATCTACAGTTGGAGCTGAACGATGCCTCCTTTGCTGGTGAGTTAGATGATCTAGCTCACGAGGTGGCAGAGATTCGACGCCAGTTGACTGAGCTGCGTGGCCCAGACCCTCCTGTAGAGCATCCTCCCGGTTGGTGA